From Methanococcus voltae, one genomic window encodes:
- a CDS encoding beta-CASP ribonuclease aCPSF1, which yields MSAEEILNDLKENVIKRAPGNAVITDVEFEGSEVVIYAKNPELFSNNFIKELAKDFRKRIAIRPDPSVLLEPDIAKERILRIVPDDAEVVNCIFDANTGEVIIESKKPGLVIGKEGSTLEDIKKEIQWAPKPVRAPPIPSDTIKAIRSTMYRERADVKDILRRIGRRIHRDVKLRDDCWIRTSFLGGSREVGRTCLYHQTPESRIMIDCGINVGMDDEKAFPHFDAPEFSIEEIDAVVVTHAHLDHCGFIPGLFRYGYDGPVYCTKPTRDLMTLLQKDYIDIAEKEGKPVPYTSRDVKNAIKHTIPLDYGVTTDIAPAVKLTLHNAGHILGSAIAHCHIGDGLYNVAYTGDIKFEASRLLEPAVCQFPRLETLIMESTYGGYDDVLPERDETEKELLKVISETIAKGGKVILPVFGIGRAQELMLVLEEGYNQGIFNAPVFLDGMIWEATAIHTAYPEYLSKNMRNRIFHEGDNPFLSEVFKKVKDTKDRRNVIGRDEPCIILATSGMLTGGPSVEYFKTLADDEKNAIVFVGYQSEGTLGRKIQKGWKEIPLMGKNGKTRAIKVKLSVHTLEGFSGHCDRKQLIKYLRKLKPIPDKILTIHGEASKCIDLASTAYKLFKKETKAPMNLDSIRLR from the coding sequence TTGTCAGCCGAAGAAATACTTAACGATTTAAAGGAAAATGTAATAAAAAGAGCTCCAGGAAACGCTGTAATTACTGACGTGGAATTTGAAGGTTCCGAAGTAGTAATTTATGCTAAAAACCCCGAACTATTTTCAAATAACTTCATAAAGGAGCTTGCTAAAGATTTTAGAAAACGTATAGCCATAAGGCCAGACCCTTCAGTATTACTTGAACCCGATATCGCAAAAGAAAGAATTTTGAGAATCGTTCCAGACGATGCAGAAGTTGTAAATTGCATATTTGATGCTAATACTGGTGAGGTTATCATCGAATCAAAAAAACCTGGTTTGGTAATTGGTAAAGAAGGTAGTACATTGGAAGATATTAAAAAAGAAATCCAATGGGCACCTAAACCTGTAAGAGCACCGCCTATTCCATCAGATACAATAAAGGCAATAAGGTCAACAATGTATCGGGAAAGAGCGGATGTAAAAGATATCCTTAGAAGAATCGGAAGAAGAATACACAGAGATGTTAAATTAAGAGATGATTGTTGGATTAGAACTTCATTTTTAGGCGGTAGCCGTGAAGTTGGTAGAACTTGTTTATACCACCAAACCCCTGAAAGCCGTATTATGATTGATTGCGGTATTAACGTAGGTATGGACGACGAAAAAGCATTCCCTCATTTTGATGCTCCAGAGTTTTCAATTGAGGAAATCGATGCTGTAGTAGTCACGCACGCTCACCTTGACCACTGTGGTTTTATCCCTGGTTTATTTAGATACGGTTATGATGGTCCTGTTTACTGTACAAAACCTACAAGAGACTTAATGACCTTATTACAAAAGGATTATATAGATATTGCGGAAAAAGAAGGTAAACCAGTACCTTATACATCAAGAGATGTAAAAAATGCAATAAAACATACAATACCATTGGATTATGGTGTTACAACAGATATTGCACCAGCTGTAAAACTTACATTGCATAACGCAGGGCATATTTTAGGTTCTGCAATTGCACACTGCCACATTGGTGATGGATTATATAACGTAGCATACACCGGCGATATTAAATTTGAAGCTTCAAGATTATTAGAACCGGCTGTTTGTCAATTCCCAAGACTTGAAACCCTTATTATGGAATCTACATATGGTGGATACGATGATGTACTGCCTGAAAGAGACGAAACAGAAAAAGAGCTATTAAAAGTTATTTCTGAAACTATTGCAAAAGGCGGTAAAGTAATTCTTCCAGTATTTGGTATTGGTAGGGCTCAGGAGTTAATGCTTGTACTTGAAGAAGGATATAATCAAGGAATTTTCAATGCGCCGGTATTCTTAGATGGTATGATTTGGGAAGCTACTGCAATACACACAGCTTACCCAGAATACTTATCAAAGAATATGAGAAACAGAATTTTCCACGAAGGAGACAATCCATTCTTATCAGAAGTATTTAAGAAAGTTAAAGACACCAAAGACAGAAGAAACGTAATCGGTAGAGACGAACCTTGTATTATCTTAGCTACATCAGGTATGCTTACAGGTGGTCCGAGTGTTGAATACTTTAAAACACTTGCAGACGATGAGAAAAACGCCATCGTGTTTGTGGGATACCAGAGTGAAGGTACATTGGGTAGAAAAATCCAAAAAGGTTGGAAAGAAATACCTTTAATGGGTAAAAACGGAAAAACAAGAGCTATAAAAGTTAAATTATCTGTTCACACGCTTGAAGGATTTTCAGGACACTGCGATAGAAAGCAACTTATAAAATACCTTAGAAAATTAAAACCAATCCCAGATAAGATATTAACAATACACGGTGAAGCTTCCAAATGTATAGATTTAGCAAGCACTGCGTATAAATTATTTAAAAAAGAGACTAAAGCACCTATGAATTTAGATTCTATTAGATTAAGATAA